In the Clostridium gelidum genome, TGGGGAAGGATACGTTGAACTTTCATTAGTAAGAGTATTAGAAATAAAAGAAAAAGAAGAAATAAAGGAATCTTTTAAAGAGCAAAAAAACATTACTGTAAAAGTTAAGGAGGAAACTAAAGGTGGAGTAATTGCTTATTATGGAAATGTAAGAGTATTTATTCCAGGTTCACTTGTGAGTAGACAAAGAATTGAACTTAGTACTTTAGTAGGAACAGAACTAGAGATTAGAATTACAGAATTAGATTTTAGAAATAAAAAGGTTATAGGATCAAGAAGAGTTATTGAAGAAGAAGAATACAACAAAAACAAAAAAGTTATATGGGATAGTTTAATAGAAGGCGAAAAAAGAAGTGGTATTGTTAAAAAGTTAGTTAAATTTGGTGCCTTTGTAGATATTGGTGGAGTGGAAGGTTTAATTCATATTTCAGATTTATCATGGGAAAGAGTAAATAGTCCAGAGGATGTAGTTAAAGAAGGCGACAGCGTTGAAGTATTTATAGGATCTGTAGATAGAGAAAAAGAGAGATTATCTTTAATACTAAAAGATGTAACTAAAGAACCATGGACAGTTCATAGTGAAGATATTAAAGAAGGCGATTTGGTAGAAGGTAAAATTGTACGTCTTGCTGCATTTGGAGCATTTGTTGAATTGTTTCAAGGGGTAGAAGGATTGGTACATATTTCAGAAATTGCAGATGAACGTATTACAAAACCTTCAGATGTATTAGAAGTTAATCAAAAAGTTAAAGTTAAAGTATTGAACATTAACATAAAAGAAAAGAAAATAGCTTTAAGCATAAAAGAAGCTGCAGAAACTAACAAAGAGTATGTTAATTATGTTGATAATGAGGAAGAAGAAGGAACATCTTTAGGAGATTTACTTAAAGGATTTAAGTTCAATTAACAGTTAACAATTAAGGAACAAAGTCCTACGGACTTTGGAATAAATAAGACTCTGCTAATCAAATTACAGATTTGATTAGCAGAGTCTTTATTATTTTATTAATTCAATTT is a window encoding:
- the rpsA gene encoding 30S ribosomal protein S1; its protein translation is MSNEETMSSMGELLNEYDVKKLNRGEILKGKVIDVNDKEASVNINYAFDGLISKEELSVDGKDPRDVVSTGDEIDVYVISPNDGEGYVELSLVRVLEIKEKEEIKESFKEQKNITVKVKEETKGGVIAYYGNVRVFIPGSLVSRQRIELSTLVGTELEIRITELDFRNKKVIGSRRVIEEEEYNKNKKVIWDSLIEGEKRSGIVKKLVKFGAFVDIGGVEGLIHISDLSWERVNSPEDVVKEGDSVEVFIGSVDREKERLSLILKDVTKEPWTVHSEDIKEGDLVEGKIVRLAAFGAFVELFQGVEGLVHISEIADERITKPSDVLEVNQKVKVKVLNINIKEKKIALSIKEAAETNKEYVNYVDNEEEEGTSLGDLLKGFKFN